A window from Bacteroidetes Order II. bacterium encodes these proteins:
- the pssA gene encoding CDP-diacylglycerol--serine O-phosphatidyltransferase, whose amino-acid sequence MPQSRFRRRFQKARKKPQLRERIIIYRENRSDRPRKQIPRSVAPSSLTLLNLFCGFLAIVQVHENNLLAACWLIIIAGLFDLFDGMVARMANATSEFGIELDSLADVVSFGAAPAFLVYAFDLHTLGVVGMLVAALPALGGAIRLARFNTNASSEKSFFFSGLPIPAQALAIVAFILAFHDFNFAAHFEFGSKSVLVPLVVTLSLFMVSTIRFASIPKPTVSSIRTYPWLWIGFGICFILILILQDIGIFLSIVLYLIANLIYALVTLVRTLWVETEPETTL is encoded by the coding sequence ATGCCACAAAGCCGCTTTCGACGCCGTTTTCAAAAAGCGCGAAAAAAACCGCAGTTACGAGAACGGATTATAATCTATCGAGAGAACCGCTCCGACCGACCACGGAAACAAATTCCACGCTCCGTGGCCCCTTCCTCCCTTACGCTTCTAAACCTCTTTTGTGGTTTTTTAGCCATTGTGCAGGTACACGAAAACAACCTGTTGGCGGCTTGTTGGCTGATCATCATTGCTGGCTTGTTTGATTTATTTGACGGCATGGTGGCACGAATGGCCAACGCCACCAGTGAATTTGGGATCGAGTTGGATTCACTGGCCGATGTGGTTTCTTTTGGCGCTGCTCCCGCATTTTTGGTATATGCCTTCGACTTGCACACGCTGGGGGTTGTAGGTATGCTTGTTGCTGCGCTTCCGGCATTAGGTGGCGCCATCCGGCTCGCACGTTTTAACACCAATGCTTCCTCCGAGAAAAGTTTTTTCTTTTCAGGATTACCCATTCCTGCGCAAGCACTGGCAATTGTTGCTTTTATTTTGGCCTTTCACGATTTTAATTTTGCCGCACATTTCGAGTTTGGTAGCAAGTCTGTTCTGGTTCCTTTGGTCGTTACGCTTTCCCTTTTTATGGTCAGTACCATTCGGTTTGCTTCCATTCCCAAACCTACTGTTTCTTCAATTCGGACATATCCATGGCTATGGATTGGCTTCGGTATTTGTTTCATCCTTATTCTGATCCTACAAGATATAGGCATCTTTTTATCCATTGTATTGTACCTGATCGCGAACCTGATTTACGCACTCGTCACCCTTGTACGCACCCTTTGGGTCGAGACAGAACCGGAAACCACCCTTTAA